In one Cyanobacteriota bacterium genomic region, the following are encoded:
- the purB gene encoding adenylosuccinate lyase, with amino-acid sequence MIDRYTLPAMGEIWSESYKLKTWLQVEIAVCEAQAKLGRIPRDAVEEIKAKAAFDPGRIAEIEADVRHDVIAFLTNVNEYVGDAGRYIHLGMTSSDMLDTALALQLVASINLLLEEVEKLIQAIRYQAQQHRYTVMIGRSHGIHAEPITFGFKLAGWLAEVLRHRDRLVAVRQDIAVGKISGAVGTYANIDPEVEAIACQQLNLKPDTASTQVVSRDRHAHFVQALALLAASIERFAVEIRNLQRTDVLEVEEFFAKGQKGSSAMPHKRNPIRSERLSGLARIVRGHAIAALENVALWHERDISHSSVERIMFPDVCTITHFMLVEITDLVQHLLVYPENMARNMNCYGGVVFSQRVMLALVDKGMTREAAYSVVQACAHQAWNRPDGNFQALVSQDPQVTQYLSPEELQACFDPHYHLRHLEAVYQRLGI; translated from the coding sequence TTGATCGATCGCTACACCTTGCCCGCGATGGGCGAAATCTGGTCAGAATCTTACAAGCTAAAAACTTGGCTCCAGGTAGAAATTGCTGTTTGTGAGGCTCAGGCAAAACTAGGACGTATTCCCCGTGATGCAGTCGAAGAAATTAAGGCTAAGGCAGCTTTTGACCCTGGGCGCATTGCTGAAATTGAAGCTGATGTACGCCATGATGTAATTGCATTCTTGACCAACGTTAACGAATATGTTGGTGATGCAGGCCGTTACATCCATCTAGGCATGACTAGCTCGGATATGCTAGACACGGCACTGGCTCTGCAATTGGTAGCCAGCATAAACCTGTTGTTGGAAGAGGTAGAGAAACTGATACAGGCTATTCGCTATCAGGCTCAACAACATCGTTATACAGTTATGATTGGCCGTTCCCACGGCATCCACGCAGAGCCAATTACCTTTGGGTTTAAGTTAGCGGGATGGTTAGCGGAGGTGTTGCGGCATCGCGATCGCTTAGTCGCTGTACGTCAGGATATTGCTGTGGGCAAGATTTCTGGCGCTGTAGGCACCTATGCCAATATTGACCCGGAAGTAGAGGCGATCGCTTGTCAGCAGCTTAATCTCAAACCTGACACTGCTTCAACACAGGTGGTGTCTCGCGATCGCCATGCCCATTTTGTGCAAGCCCTAGCCTTATTGGCAGCCTCGATCGAGCGCTTTGCGGTAGAAATTCGTAACCTTCAGCGTACAGATGTCTTAGAAGTGGAGGAATTTTTCGCTAAGGGACAAAAAGGCTCGTCTGCCATGCCCCATAAGCGCAATCCCATTCGCTCGGAGCGCTTATCTGGCCTAGCGCGAATCGTTCGTGGTCATGCGATCGCTGCTTTGGAAAATGTTGCCCTCTGGCATGAACGCGACATTTCCCACAGTTCTGTAGAGCGGATAATGTTTCCCGATGTTTGTACCATAACCCACTTCATGCTAGTAGAGATTACGGATCTTGTGCAGCACCTGTTGGTTTACCCTGAGAACATGGCTCGCAATATGAACTGCTATGGTGGTGTTGTATTCAGCCAGCGAGTCATGCTAGCCCTGGTAGACAAGGGCATGACCCGGGAAGCGGCCTACAGCGTTGTGCAAGCTTGTGCTCACCAAGCCTGGAATCGACCAGATGGCAACTTTCAGGCGTTAGTCAGTCAAGATCCCCAAGTCACCCAATACCTTTCTCCAGAAGAGTTACAGGCTTGTTTTGATCCCCATTATCATCTTCGGCACCTTGAGGCGGTTTATCAACGGCTGGGGATTTAG
- a CDS encoding resolvase — translation MYRYANTDPHNPHNLNLPFDPKRLNPEHRLSANEPLRFHPNEVARFARDVLGIRQVTISVQEPVQTATNRLLQDILTELQAIHQLLKERS, via the coding sequence ATCTATCGCTATGCCAATACAGATCCCCATAATCCTCATAATCTAAACTTGCCGTTTGACCCTAAGCGCCTTAACCCTGAGCACCGTCTTAGCGCTAATGAGCCTTTGCGGTTCCATCCCAACGAAGTAGCTCGGTTTGCGCGTGATGTCTTGGGCATTCGCCAGGTCACAATTTCAGTGCAAGAACCTGTTCAAACTGCTACAAATCGGTTGCTACAAGACATTTTGACTGAACTACAGGCTATCCATCAGCTCTTGAAGGAGCGCTCATGA